A DNA window from Bacteroides cellulosilyticus contains the following coding sequences:
- a CDS encoding leucine-rich repeat protein, whose amino-acid sequence MKRITYILSLLLLSTLTKGQSLVGYEYWFDTDYPSKVYTAHTQEQISFEADVSTFSQGLHYITFRAKDSEGKWSPPLTQYFYRTSTDNGADNALSSYEYWIDKDVTNKKTTESTNGTIILDLDVTTLTQGVHYLNFRAKDKLGNRSNLLTQYFYRTSTDNGADNALSSYEYWIDKDITNKKTTESINSTIILDLDVTTLTQGVHYLNFRAKDKLGNWSNPLTQYFYRTSTDNGADNALSSYEYWIDKDVTNKKSVESGNGMIALDLDVSDLSQGVHYLNFRAKDKLGNWSNLLTQYFYRTSTDNGADNALNSYEYWIDKDIENKKTTESTNGTIMLDLDVATLERGVHYLNFRAKDKLGNWSILLTQYFVCPSENITKGKISNYAYWLNDDLNTLQTGNFTPTEILQWDGFLLDIPEAIIPKTMPESIQLTSTSKESGTATFAWASDVQLNLQFKDEAERWSVASIDTFAHTSKQTIEAKLLTLNKGNNFQKPVSRTLEAISIDINKEDSVYWKADQPCILSIFNPKNELVYTLSGSDILTGKKVKTEEKGTYYALLHDATHDETYNKDAITIVCIGQNTSDTIHVEPAGTLPELVGDKEAIVNLTLTGYLNGTDIKFIRSLTNLQRLDISGARIVEGGDKYYENYLTADDVTGDYMFYNLPNLTRLVLSNHTTEIAPAALNSCTGLTEMEIPASVKSVGKAVFNGCNQLLLIDWNAQATITAESFDTPAKMGNLLIFAPEGAECTYEGNVVIGGIAEKITLTHGKGFRAPQPFKAKDITYKRNFSMYSGNKTDAAGWEAIALPFDVQTFSNEKKGELAPFNSGKEGVKPFWLAEMTTDGFQHTTAMKSNTPYIISMPNSDSYEDEFNISGEVLFHAEDTEGVEIKATSNKELVRIEGSNRIMVPVYETVFKHDTVYAINTATYENIAPGGAFVRNLRDVQPFEAYLISKEAIVNAPKLYSIGGIGGEITGIEALPSDAWNGIEIYVRYGVLYIKSDRERTLSIYDTAGHMVRQVEVQEGTTAVTGLEKGIYLLARKKILVQ is encoded by the coding sequence ATGAAAAGAATAACTTATATACTATCCTTGCTCCTTTTGTCTACACTGACAAAAGGACAAAGTCTGGTAGGATATGAGTACTGGTTCGATACGGACTATCCATCGAAAGTGTATACTGCCCATACTCAGGAACAGATCTCTTTCGAAGCAGATGTATCCACATTCAGTCAAGGTCTGCACTATATCACCTTCCGTGCAAAAGACAGCGAAGGGAAGTGGAGTCCCCCCTTAACCCAGTATTTCTATCGTACCAGCACGGATAACGGAGCGGATAATGCCCTAAGCAGTTATGAGTACTGGATTGATAAAGACGTAACGAATAAGAAAACAACAGAAAGTACCAACGGTACAATCATACTTGATTTAGATGTCACTACTCTAACACAGGGGGTACACTATCTGAACTTCAGAGCAAAAGATAAACTCGGGAACCGGAGCAATCTGTTGACGCAATACTTTTATCGCACCAGCACGGATAACGGAGCGGATAATGCCCTGAGCAGTTATGAGTACTGGATTGATAAAGACATTACAAATAAGAAAACAACAGAAAGTATCAACAGTACAATCATACTCGATTTAGATGTCACTACTCTAACACAGGGGGTACACTATCTGAACTTCAGAGCGAAAGATAAGCTCGGGAACTGGAGCAATCCGTTGACGCAATACTTCTATCGCACCAGCACAGACAACGGAGCAGATAATGCCCTGAGCAGTTATGAGTACTGGATTGATAAAGACGTGACGAATAAGAAATCCGTAGAAAGCGGCAACGGAATGATTGCGCTCGATTTAGATGTGTCCGATTTATCACAAGGTGTACATTACCTGAATTTCAGAGCGAAAGACAAACTCGGAAACTGGAGCAATCTATTGACACAATACTTCTATCGCACCAGTACGGACAACGGAGCAGACAACGCCTTGAACAGTTATGAATATTGGATTGATAAAGATATTGAAAATAAGAAAACAACAGAAAGTACCAACGGTACAATCATGCTCGATTTAGATGTCGCTACTTTGGAGCGAGGTGTACACTACCTGAATTTCAGAGCAAAAGACAAACTCGGGAACTGGAGTATCCTGTTGACGCAATACTTTGTATGCCCATCAGAGAACATAACAAAAGGCAAGATCAGCAACTATGCTTATTGGCTAAACGATGACTTAAACACGTTACAGACCGGAAACTTCACACCAACAGAAATCCTCCAATGGGATGGCTTCCTCCTTGACATACCGGAAGCCATCATCCCGAAAACGATGCCGGAAAGCATTCAACTGACAAGTACGAGCAAAGAGAGCGGAACAGCAACATTCGCCTGGGCAAGCGATGTACAATTGAACCTTCAGTTTAAGGATGAAGCGGAACGTTGGAGTGTTGCTTCCATCGACACCTTTGCACATACCAGCAAGCAAACGATAGAAGCAAAACTGTTGACCTTGAATAAAGGAAATAACTTTCAAAAGCCTGTAAGCCGGACATTAGAAGCCATTAGCATTGATATCAACAAAGAAGATTCCGTCTATTGGAAAGCGGATCAACCCTGTATTCTTTCTATCTTCAACCCCAAAAACGAATTGGTATATACTCTCAGTGGTAGCGATATATTAACAGGTAAAAAAGTGAAGACCGAAGAAAAAGGCACGTACTATGCCCTGTTGCACGATGCAACCCATGACGAGACCTACAACAAGGATGCAATCACCATCGTCTGCATCGGGCAAAACACTTCCGACACCATTCATGTGGAACCAGCCGGCACTCTGCCCGAACTGGTAGGCGATAAGGAAGCTATCGTCAATCTGACACTTACCGGCTATCTCAACGGAACCGACATCAAGTTCATCCGAAGCCTGACGAACCTGCAACGGCTTGACATCAGCGGAGCACGTATAGTAGAAGGCGGGGATAAATACTACGAGAATTATCTCACCGCGGATGATGTCACAGGAGACTACATGTTTTATAACCTGCCCAATCTGACACGCCTCGTACTCTCCAACCATACGACAGAGATTGCCCCAGCAGCTTTAAACAGTTGTACCGGACTGACTGAAATGGAAATTCCTGCTAGTGTAAAGTCTGTAGGGAAAGCCGTATTCAATGGCTGCAACCAATTGCTGCTAATAGACTGGAATGCGCAAGCAACTATCACAGCCGAAAGTTTCGACACACCTGCCAAGATGGGCAATCTGCTTATATTTGCACCGGAAGGAGCAGAATGCACGTATGAAGGAAATGTAGTTATCGGCGGTATAGCCGAAAAGATTACTTTAACTCATGGCAAAGGCTTCCGTGCCCCGCAACCGTTTAAGGCAAAAGACATTACCTATAAACGCAACTTCAGTATGTATTCCGGCAACAAAACAGATGCAGCCGGTTGGGAAGCAATCGCACTACCATTTGATGTGCAAACTTTCAGCAACGAAAAGAAAGGAGAACTGGCACCTTTCAACAGTGGCAAGGAAGGGGTTAAACCTTTCTGGCTGGCAGAAATGACCACTGACGGTTTCCAGCACACCACTGCTATGAAATCAAATACCCCTTATATCATCTCCATGCCCAACAGCGATTCGTATGAAGATGAGTTCAACATCAGCGGAGAAGTACTCTTCCATGCCGAAGATACAGAAGGAGTAGAGATAAAAGCAACCTCCAACAAGGAACTTGTACGCATAGAAGGAAGCAACCGAATTATGGTCCCAGTTTATGAAACGGTATTCAAGCATGACACAGTGTACGCCATCAACACAGCTACGTATGAGAATATCGCCCCGGGTGGCGCGTTCGTCCGTAACTTGCGCGATGTGCAACCCTTCGAAGCTTATCTGATTAGCAAAGAGGCAATAGTCAACGCACCGAAACTTTACAGTATCGGAGGAATAGGAGGAGAAATCACCGGCATAGAAGCACTACCTTCCGACGCATGGAATGGAATAGAAATCTATGTCCGATATGGTGTTCTTTACATCAAGAGTGACCGCGAGCGTACGCTTTCCATTTACGATACAGCCGGACACATGGTACGTCAGGTTGAAGTACAGGAAGGTACCACTGCTGTCACCGGACTGGAAAAAGGCATCTATCTGCTGGCAAGAAAAAAGATTCTGGTTCAATAA
- a CDS encoding fibronectin type III domain-containing protein, translated as MKRLQYIIWCSLLLWVTGCEKDTEPTSFAPTVTTGSAEDLDKPGIDITLSGEVATNPQSTIQNEIGFLIATSEEIITSGSEKAIKETASSNTGNKYLCDLKEMSPGTYYFCIYASSGYSIKRGEIVSFSITEKTPRLNMGSIADKDLTASSMKVSATITDKRGFDILGRGFCWSAETAEPSVNGNKIEVKETTDTFSALIEGLKPEQRYYIRAYALNEKGIGYSNTIECTTPVKQTVSLSVPDYSDLDVSSVHIKSIITAAADFSIIEKGACFSKTVTSPTINDTSAKDESEGNAVDFTITGLEEGATYYISAYARTRDGVFYSTSITVKTQQTFKPTLGNLQEVQVNDDNAIIKASVTDNGGLTITEKGFCWSTSNSEPTLDNDFVASSSTGNDFKAVLTGLKYNTEYYVRAYAINPKGVGYSSAFIKIKTGSSTIATIENISASNPTPSTLDASATISSDGGAKIDERGFVYSHTGTPTIEENEGIIKIDGTTGEMSATMTGLIGYTTYYIRAYAHNKNGYAYSGTTTAKTKKTDPSIDDPAFPGTRTIKKK; from the coding sequence ATGAAAAGACTACAATATATCATTTGGTGCAGCCTGTTGCTATGGGTGACAGGATGTGAAAAGGATACCGAACCTACAAGTTTTGCACCCACCGTGACGACCGGAAGTGCAGAAGACCTCGATAAACCGGGCATAGACATAACTCTTTCAGGAGAAGTGGCAACCAATCCTCAAAGCACGATTCAAAATGAAATCGGATTTCTAATCGCCACTTCGGAGGAAATCATCACTTCCGGAAGCGAAAAGGCCATAAAGGAAACCGCTTCCTCAAATACAGGCAACAAATACCTCTGCGACTTAAAAGAGATGTCACCGGGAACCTACTATTTCTGTATTTACGCTTCCAGCGGATACAGCATAAAGCGGGGAGAAATCGTATCATTCAGTATCACCGAAAAGACCCCGCGCCTGAATATGGGCAGCATTGCGGACAAAGACCTGACCGCCAGCAGTATGAAAGTATCGGCAACCATCACGGACAAACGGGGATTCGACATCCTCGGACGGGGATTCTGTTGGAGTGCGGAAACCGCCGAACCTTCCGTGAATGGGAACAAAATAGAAGTTAAAGAGACGACAGATACTTTCAGCGCTCTCATCGAAGGATTAAAACCGGAACAAAGATATTACATCCGGGCGTATGCTCTCAATGAAAAGGGAATCGGCTACAGCAATACCATAGAGTGTACTACTCCCGTCAAACAAACAGTTTCCCTATCAGTACCGGATTATAGTGACCTGGATGTGTCATCCGTACATATTAAATCTATCATTACAGCAGCTGCCGATTTCAGTATAATCGAAAAAGGGGCTTGCTTTAGCAAAACGGTAACTTCACCGACAATTAATGACACATCAGCAAAAGATGAGTCAGAAGGAAACGCCGTAGACTTCACAATAACAGGACTTGAAGAAGGGGCAACTTATTATATTAGTGCTTACGCACGTACCCGCGACGGTGTGTTCTATAGCACCAGTATTACGGTGAAGACGCAACAAACTTTTAAGCCGACACTCGGCAATCTTCAGGAAGTACAGGTAAACGATGATAATGCAATCATAAAAGCATCCGTCACAGACAACGGTGGACTTACCATCACCGAAAAAGGGTTCTGCTGGAGTACAAGCAATTCCGAACCGACCCTGGATAATGACTTTGTCGCCTCGTCCTCTACCGGAAATGATTTTAAAGCTGTATTGACCGGACTGAAGTATAATACGGAATATTATGTACGGGCTTATGCCATCAACCCGAAAGGAGTGGGATACAGTAGTGCATTCATTAAAATAAAGACGGGGAGTTCCACCATTGCTACAATAGAAAATATCTCCGCAAGCAATCCTACCCCATCTACCCTCGACGCATCCGCAACGATTTCGAGTGACGGAGGAGCGAAGATTGATGAACGGGGATTCGTCTATAGCCATACAGGAACGCCGACTATAGAAGAAAATGAAGGAATAATCAAGATAGACGGTACCACAGGAGAAATGTCAGCGACAATGACAGGACTTATCGGATATACAACCTATTATATTCGGGCGTATGCTCATAACAAAAACGGATATGCTTACAGCGGTACCACAACGGCAAAAACTAAAAAGACAGACCCGAGCATTGATGATCCGGCATTCCCGGGAACAAGAACGATAAAAAAGAAATAA
- a CDS encoding ATP-binding protein, whose translation MRFYDRTSELAELQRIKNLSFNDHSRLTVVTGRRRIGKTSLIMRSIEDSPTVYLFVGRKNEATLCAEFIPVIAQSLETFVPNEIRTFRSLFQYLMELSVSRAFNLVIDEFQEFYNINESVYSDMQNLWDQYRRKSRMNLIVSGSINSLMQKIFQNSKEPLFGRADNIIKLSAFSLTTLKEIIHDHRPDYSNDDLLALYAFTGGVPKYVELFCDNGALSVDEMINFMIRENSPFTDEGKNLLVEEFGKNYATYFSILSAISGGINTQPEIEAALGNKSIGGQIKRLIEDYNIIVRKRPILAKEGSQTVRYEIQDNFIRFWFNYFDRHRSLIEIKNFVGLQAIIKADYPTYSGKMLEEYFKQKFAESFQYRAIGSWWDTRNGQDEIDIVALKLEKKQAVVAEVKRQKKNFKPELLAAKVEHLKRKLLPKYQIEMVCLSLDSM comes from the coding sequence ATGAGATTCTATGATCGTACGAGTGAATTAGCTGAGTTACAGCGTATAAAAAATCTGTCGTTTAATGACCACTCCCGCTTGACGGTAGTGACCGGTAGGCGACGTATAGGTAAGACAAGCCTTATCATGCGATCTATAGAAGACTCACCTACTGTGTATTTATTTGTAGGTCGTAAGAATGAGGCGACTCTTTGCGCTGAGTTTATTCCTGTCATCGCTCAGTCCCTGGAGACTTTTGTCCCTAATGAAATTCGCACTTTCCGGTCATTGTTTCAGTATTTGATGGAATTGTCTGTGAGCAGGGCATTTAATCTTGTTATTGATGAATTTCAGGAATTCTACAATATTAATGAATCTGTTTATAGTGATATGCAGAATCTTTGGGATCAATATCGTAGGAAGTCCCGTATGAATCTGATTGTGTCCGGTTCCATTAACTCTTTGATGCAAAAGATATTTCAGAATTCAAAAGAGCCGTTATTTGGCAGGGCTGATAACATCATCAAATTATCAGCTTTTAGCTTGACGACTTTGAAGGAAATCATTCACGATCACAGACCTGATTATTCTAATGATGATTTGCTTGCCCTTTACGCTTTTACAGGTGGGGTGCCAAAATATGTAGAGTTGTTCTGTGATAACGGAGCGTTGAGCGTAGACGAAATGATAAATTTCATGATTCGGGAAAACTCTCCTTTTACCGATGAAGGAAAAAACCTGCTGGTAGAAGAATTTGGTAAGAACTACGCTACCTATTTTTCTATATTAAGTGCTATTTCGGGAGGCATTAATACACAACCTGAAATAGAGGCTGCATTGGGAAATAAAAGTATAGGAGGACAGATTAAACGACTGATTGAAGATTATAATATAATCGTACGGAAGCGTCCCATATTGGCAAAAGAAGGAAGTCAGACTGTCCGTTATGAAATACAGGATAATTTTATTCGTTTCTGGTTTAATTATTTTGACCGTCATCGCTCTTTGATAGAAATTAAAAACTTTGTGGGACTACAGGCTATCATTAAAGCGGATTATCCTACCTATTCCGGTAAGATGTTAGAAGAATATTTCAAACAGAAATTTGCGGAAAGCTTTCAGTACAGAGCTATCGGTTCATGGTGGGATACCCGAAACGGGCAGGATGAAATTGATATTGTAGCTTTGAAATTAGAGAAAAAGCAGGCGGTAGTTGCAGAAGTGAAAAGGCAAAAGAAGAACTTCAAACCGGAATTGTTAGCGGCGAAGGTTGAACATCTTAAGCGTAAACTATTGCCCAAATATCAGATAGAAATGGTTTGTCTATCATTAGATTCTATGTAG
- a CDS encoding PEGA domain-containing protein, which yields MTNRKITKWLSAKLLLTMCLFFAAITTEAQNKIQVTAFNRMETDVTARITAPQRDQNGEVCALIRIVTTEKDLMFEPDALGIVTRENKPGEIWLYIPRGARRISIMHDKFGVLRNYFYPDIIEKATVYEMEIQVGDGTQQTPVDANTQLIVMRPDPATADIYMDDDKVPTENGLFTATMKKGTHTYRVEAPMYAPEAGIIDLGSEQKIISVTLKPRFGYLEIFSLPEQDAKVYIDNELAGQTPYKSDRLPLKDYRVRIEKEFFFPMDSTVTIKAGQTSSLTFKMKSTIKPKEPRRTLVMAEVGYHPSQTSYGAMVGIVSNNGAYIRFRSDFGSASTDLECDDTGALSNGSGTPYYKEGATTKARMSITAGYLRRIVKPLYAYIGAGYGNRVLAWETIDGELVKNTDHSATGVAAEVGAIGRLGQFAISVGFQTVNFKYHELSAGIGFFF from the coding sequence ATGACAAACAGGAAAATCACAAAATGGTTGTCGGCAAAACTTCTTTTAACGATGTGTTTGTTCTTCGCAGCCATTACTACAGAAGCGCAAAACAAAATCCAGGTAACTGCATTCAACCGGATGGAAACCGATGTCACCGCCCGGATCACCGCTCCGCAACGGGATCAGAACGGAGAAGTATGTGCCCTCATCCGCATCGTCACAACTGAAAAAGACTTGATGTTCGAACCGGACGCGCTCGGCATCGTTACCCGCGAAAACAAACCCGGAGAAATCTGGCTGTACATCCCCCGTGGAGCACGGCGCATCTCAATCATGCACGATAAGTTCGGTGTACTCCGCAATTACTTCTATCCTGACATTATTGAGAAAGCTACTGTCTACGAAATGGAAATACAAGTAGGAGACGGCACACAACAAACACCCGTGGATGCCAATACTCAACTCATCGTCATGCGCCCCGACCCGGCAACAGCCGACATCTACATGGATGATGACAAAGTGCCTACCGAAAACGGACTGTTCACCGCCACCATGAAAAAAGGTACCCATACCTATCGCGTAGAAGCTCCCATGTATGCCCCCGAAGCCGGGATCATCGACCTGGGCAGCGAACAGAAAATCATAAGCGTAACGCTGAAACCAAGATTCGGATATCTGGAAATCTTCTCCCTGCCCGAACAGGATGCCAAAGTTTATATAGACAACGAATTGGCGGGGCAAACTCCTTATAAAAGTGACCGCTTACCCCTGAAAGACTATCGGGTACGTATAGAAAAAGAGTTCTTCTTCCCAATGGATAGTACCGTAACGATTAAAGCCGGGCAGACAAGCAGCCTCACTTTCAAGATGAAATCGACCATCAAGCCCAAAGAACCGCGCCGCACACTGGTAATGGCGGAAGTCGGCTATCACCCTTCACAAACTTCTTACGGGGCGATGGTCGGCATAGTCAGCAACAACGGGGCATACATTCGTTTCCGCAGCGACTTTGGCTCAGCTTCCACCGATCTGGAATGCGATGACACAGGAGCATTGAGCAATGGCTCAGGTACTCCTTATTATAAGGAAGGTGCCACAACCAAAGCACGCATGTCCATCACAGCAGGATATTTACGAAGAATTGTCAAGCCATTGTATGCCTACATTGGTGCCGGATACGGCAACCGGGTGCTGGCATGGGAAACGATAGACGGCGAACTGGTGAAAAACACTGACCACTCTGCCACTGGTGTAGCAGCCGAAGTGGGTGCCATCGGACGACTGGGACAGTTTGCCATTTCTGTTGGCTTCCAAACCGTCAACTTCAAATATCATGAACTCAGTGCAGGAATAGGCTTCTTTTTCTGA